A region from the Candidatus Binatus sp. genome encodes:
- a CDS encoding Mut7-C RNAse domain-containing protein, with amino-acid sequence MDETPRLAADRMLMRLARWLRLLGADVITDASLTGAELLKIARADNRILLTRDKRLRTAAGVFFVEGNAIRTQLREAVRRFRLDPRAIALTRCSRCNHLLTPVARELVSRRVPPYVFAGHDRFAQCQECGRIYWSETHPERIHAMLDSIAF; translated from the coding sequence ATGGATGAAACTCCCCGACTTGCGGCTGACCGGATGCTGATGCGGTTGGCGCGATGGCTGCGGCTGCTCGGCGCCGACGTTATTACGGACGCGTCGCTGACCGGCGCTGAGCTTCTGAAGATCGCTCGCGCAGACAACAGAATCCTGCTGACCCGCGATAAACGCCTTCGAACCGCGGCCGGCGTTTTCTTCGTCGAGGGCAACGCGATCAGAACTCAGTTGCGCGAGGCTGTCAGACGCTTCCGGCTCGACCCGCGAGCGATTGCGCTGACGCGATGCTCACGATGCAACCATCTGCTGACCCCGGTCGCGCGTGAACTCGTGTCGCGGCGAGTGCCGCCCTACGTCTTTGCCGGCCACGATCGATTTGCCCAGTGCCAGGAGTGCGGCCGAATCTACTGGTCGGAGACGCATCCGGAGCGAATCCATGCGATGCTGGATTCAATCGCGTTCTGA
- a CDS encoding alpha/beta hydrolase, with the protein MQETQVSFRSGELRLEGLLANPGANAPAAVVCHPHPAYGGSMFNNVVDAILAAMWQAGYATLRFNFRGVGASDGEHDGGPGEVDDAVAAMAYMLAQPGVRNAGAVMAGYSFGAMVAVSAGYARAEIARIIAVALPLAMADARIPDGASKPVLLVSGDRDSYSPVAGLKTLRSQIGESARLEIVAGADHFFGGREAELSRAIAAALAT; encoded by the coding sequence ATGCAGGAAACTCAGGTGTCGTTTCGATCCGGCGAGTTGAGGTTGGAAGGCCTGCTCGCCAATCCAGGCGCAAATGCGCCCGCAGCGGTGGTCTGTCACCCGCATCCTGCCTATGGCGGCTCGATGTTCAACAACGTTGTCGATGCGATCCTCGCGGCGATGTGGCAGGCCGGATACGCGACCTTGCGCTTCAACTTTCGCGGCGTCGGCGCCAGCGACGGCGAGCATGACGGCGGTCCCGGCGAAGTCGATGACGCGGTGGCGGCGATGGCGTATATGCTGGCGCAGCCCGGCGTGCGCAACGCGGGCGCCGTGATGGCAGGATATTCGTTCGGCGCGATGGTCGCGGTGAGCGCAGGATACGCACGCGCGGAGATCGCGCGCATAATCGCTGTCGCGCTGCCGCTGGCGATGGCTGACGCGCGCATTCCCGATGGCGCATCCAAGCCCGTGTTGCTGGTTTCCGGCGATCGCGATTCGTACTCGCCGGTCGCGGGGCTGAAAACGCTCAGGTCGCAAATCGGTGAATCGGCGCGACTCGAGATCGTAGCCGGCGCCGATCATTTCTTTGGCGGCCGCGAAGCGGAACTGTCGCGCGCAATCGCCGCCGCGCTCGCAACCTAG
- a CDS encoding aminopeptidase, translated as MAALVFAPFVLGGCYAGYLARAAYEEGRILWNRRPIGDALARADLPADIRAKLETVLAVRKFAAEELGLNVGGAYQSIAHVDRSAIVHVLMAAPRDSLEPYTWWFPIVGRVPYRGYFDESDATAEAAVLEAQGLDTMVRPAAAFSSLGFFNDPLLSNLLKLDRVELAGVIIHELFHRTYYLAGDAMFDESAANYAGSAGAVAFFAATDGESAPATIAARAVLESDFKFARFLLQEQARLLDIYMPKPPKQELDKRREAAFTAIKADYAALAPSLSGLERFDLDKQPLNNAVLVNYLIYFHDLDNFAALDRMNHGDLRATIAQIISIAKANPYDPFYAIWETTRAAPAPSGGS; from the coding sequence TTGGCAGCATTGGTCTTCGCGCCGTTTGTGCTCGGCGGATGCTACGCGGGTTACCTCGCACGCGCCGCGTACGAGGAGGGTCGAATTCTGTGGAACCGCAGGCCGATTGGCGACGCGCTCGCCCGCGCAGATCTTCCGGCGGACATTCGCGCGAAGCTGGAAACCGTGCTCGCGGTCCGCAAGTTCGCCGCCGAAGAACTCGGCCTCAACGTCGGCGGTGCCTATCAAAGCATCGCGCACGTGGATCGAAGCGCGATCGTCCACGTCTTGATGGCGGCGCCGCGCGACTCGCTGGAGCCGTACACATGGTGGTTCCCGATAGTAGGCCGCGTGCCGTATCGCGGCTATTTCGACGAGAGCGATGCAACCGCCGAAGCGGCGGTGCTCGAAGCGCAGGGGCTCGACACGATGGTGCGGCCGGCGGCTGCGTTCTCGAGTCTGGGATTTTTCAACGACCCGCTGCTGTCGAATCTGCTCAAGCTGGATCGCGTCGAGCTGGCCGGCGTGATCATCCACGAACTGTTCCATCGCACGTATTATCTGGCGGGCGATGCGATGTTCGACGAATCGGCCGCCAACTATGCTGGCAGCGCAGGCGCGGTAGCTTTTTTCGCGGCGACTGACGGTGAGTCGGCGCCCGCCACAATCGCGGCGCGCGCCGTCCTGGAGAGCGATTTCAAGTTCGCGCGCTTTCTGCTCCAGGAGCAGGCGCGCCTGCTCGACATTTATATGCCCAAGCCGCCGAAACAGGAGCTCGACAAGCGCCGCGAAGCGGCCTTCACCGCGATCAAGGCCGACTACGCTGCGCTGGCGCCGTCGCTATCGGGACTCGAGCGCTTCGACCTCGACAAGCAGCCGCTGAACAACGCCGTGCTGGTGAACTACCTGATCTACTTTCACGATCTCGACAACTTCGCCGCGCTCGATCGGATGAATCACGGCGACTTGCGCGCGACGATCGCGCAGATCATTTCGATCGCGAAGGCGAATCCCTACGATCCTTTCTACGCCATCTGGGAGACGACCCGCGCGGCTCCCGCGCCTTCCGGCGGTAGCTAG